One Oryza brachyantha chromosome 3, ObraRS2, whole genome shotgun sequence DNA segment encodes these proteins:
- the LOC102704233 gene encoding collagen alpha-2(I) chain-like has protein sequence MDDTAMSAKPKRDWPQVPPNYVSLRDLQELRRKEKEQQERERQRGVEAVRGEGAAAATPAPKAEERRGSSEKPWGGGGERSYYGAKKWAAVAPPTPTRADCAARKVGGDVGVVDVAHREDAPRPTPTRAGVAGRKVGGAMEVEAVAQRVAPGPSPSPQYAAKKMDGATGVLAVAQPEEPQPRRLGEDEARKREGPIGGRAVKGADETAASAFQAGAKPDSKGKGKVAASTIEPRAPAEAATVSSPGGTPEEERKGKVKGKASGDQSTAPATSGAPREPTEAASASSGGRGKPAIHRIRRKGGVGRSSVTATPGDTSCVVEQHNKGKKKASGARHAGAAPASDSSDMSLPALTSNSPDGKSVQPASINNSPDGTSAQQSPAADFSSSRRSGGALGKTGETKPPGLVGEKPPAMDSKAITARLITVTMGSARLPSIRSPRQQHAGGQPGGVWVPKAVAPAPSRHFQSFRKNS, from the coding sequence aTGGACGACACGGCGATGAGCGCGAAGCCGAAGCGGGACTGGCCTCAGGTCCCTCCCAACTACGTCAGCCTCAGGGACCTCCAGGAGCTCCGGCGGAAGGAGAAGGAGCAGCAGGAGAGGGAGCGGCAACGGGGGGTGGAGGCCGTGCGGGGAGaaggggcagcggcggcgaccccgGCGCCTAAGGCGGAGGAGCGGAGGGGCTCGTCGGAGAAGccgtggggcggcggcggggagaggAGCTACTACGGGGCGAAGAAGTGGGCGGCcgtggcgccgccgacgccgacgcgcgcAGATTGTGCGGCGAGGAAGGTGGGTGGGGATGTAGGCGTCGTGGATGTGGCGCACCGGGAAGATGCGCCGCGGCCGACACCGACGCGCGCGGGAGTTGCGGGGAGGAAGGTGGGTGGGGCGATGGAAGTTGAGGCTGTTGCGCAACGGGTGGCGCCggggccgtcgccgtcgccgcagtATGCCGCGAAGAAGATGGACGGGGCAACAGGAGTCTTGGCTGTGGCGCAACCGGAGGAgccgcagccgcgccggctcggggaggatgaggcgaggaagagggaggGGCCGATAGGAGGCCGCGCCGTTAAGGGGGCCGACGAGACCGCGGCCAGTGCGTTCCAAGCGGGAGCCAAGCCGGATAGCAAGGGGAAGGGAAAGGTCGCCGCGAGCACGATAGAGCCAAGAGCACCGGCTGAGGCGGCCACCGTCTCGTCGCCCGGCGGCACGCctgaggaggagaggaagggcaAGGTCAAGGGCAAGGCCTCGGGAGATCAGAGCACAgcaccggcgacgagcggtgCACCACGCGAACCGACCGAGGCGGCCAGTGCATCATCCGGAGGCCGCGGCAAGCCGGCGATCCATCGCATCCGGAGGAAGGGCGGGGTTGGTCGGAGCTCAGTAACGGCCACGCCGGGCGACACATCTTGCGTCGTCGAGCAGCACAACAAGGGGAAGAAGAAAGCCTCGGGGGCCAGACACGCAggtgcggcgccggctagCGATTCGTCGGACATGAGCCTGCCGGCGCTGACCAGCAACTCGCCGGACGGGAAGAGTGTCCAGCCGGCATCGATCAACAATTCCCCGGACGGTACGAGCGCCCAGCAGTCCCCGGCAGCTGACTTCAGCAGCAgccggaggagcggcggcgcgctcggGAAGACCGGGGAGACGAAACCACCGGGGCTTGTAGGGGAGAAGCCACCGGCGATGGACTCCAAGGCGATCACAGCACGATTGATTACGGTCACCATGGGCTCAGCCAGGCTGCCGTCCATCCGCAGCCCAAGGCAGCAGCACGCCGGCGGGCAGCCCGGCGGCGTGTGGGTGCCCAAGGCGGTAGCTCCCGCACCATCGCGACATTTCCAATCGTTTAGGAAGAACAGTTAG